One region of Flavobacterium sp. GSB-24 genomic DNA includes:
- a CDS encoding NAD(P)/FAD-dependent oxidoreductase, translating to MIKNFDIIIVGGGAAGFFSAINIAEKNPKLKIAILERGKEVLSKVRVSGGGRCNVTHACFEPNELVKFYPRGEKELRGPFHQFCSGDTIEWFEKHGVELKIEEDGRMFPVSNSSQTIIDCFLKATEKLGIKVLTGQSVQSIFKKENHWKIDTQSDNFATEKLVMATGSNPKIWEMLQEHGHAIVSPVPSLFTFNIKDSRIKELPGVAAQVTVNVKDTKLESTGPLLITHWGMSGPAILKLSAWGARILHDKNYQFMIFVNWLNDVDFEDAEKTLKDLKQEHAKKAVSKKSPFDFPNRLWESLVLASGIETETKWADLSKNQLQNLTSQLTKAEFKVNGKSTFKEEFVTAGGIDLKEINFKTMESKIHQNLYFAGEIVNIDAITGGFNFQNAWTSGFILAQNI from the coding sequence ATGATTAAAAATTTCGACATAATAATTGTTGGCGGAGGCGCTGCAGGTTTTTTTTCGGCTATTAATATTGCAGAGAAAAATCCGAAACTTAAAATTGCCATTTTAGAAAGAGGAAAAGAAGTCCTTTCTAAAGTCCGCGTTTCTGGAGGCGGAAGATGCAACGTTACACACGCTTGTTTTGAACCCAACGAATTGGTTAAATTTTATCCTCGAGGCGAAAAAGAACTTCGCGGACCTTTCCATCAATTTTGTTCCGGAGATACAATTGAATGGTTTGAAAAACATGGCGTAGAATTAAAAATTGAAGAAGATGGCAGAATGTTTCCTGTTTCTAATTCATCACAAACCATAATTGATTGTTTTTTAAAAGCAACAGAAAAATTAGGCATAAAAGTGCTGACAGGGCAAAGCGTTCAGTCTATTTTCAAAAAAGAAAATCACTGGAAAATTGATACACAAAGTGATAATTTCGCAACAGAAAAATTAGTAATGGCAACAGGAAGCAACCCAAAAATATGGGAAATGCTTCAAGAACATGGACATGCAATTGTAAGTCCCGTTCCTTCCCTATTTACTTTCAACATCAAAGATTCCCGAATTAAAGAACTACCCGGCGTTGCAGCACAGGTTACCGTGAATGTAAAAGATACTAAACTGGAATCTACAGGACCTTTATTAATTACACATTGGGGAATGAGCGGACCTGCAATTCTAAAACTTTCGGCTTGGGGTGCACGCATTTTACACGATAAAAATTATCAGTTTATGATTTTCGTCAATTGGTTAAATGATGTTGATTTTGAAGATGCCGAAAAAACCTTAAAAGATCTAAAACAAGAACATGCTAAAAAAGCAGTTTCAAAAAAATCTCCTTTTGATTTCCCAAATCGATTATGGGAAAGTTTGGTTCTGGCTTCAGGAATTGAAACAGAAACTAAATGGGCCGATTTATCTAAAAATCAATTGCAAAATTTAACTTCTCAACTCACAAAAGCCGAATTTAAAGTAAACGGAAAAAGCACTTTTAAAGAAGAATTTGTAACCGCAGGCGGAATCGATTTAAAAGAAATTAACTTTAAAACCATGGAAAGCAAAATCCATCAAAACCTTTATTTTGCAGGCGAAATTGTAAATATCGACGCTATTACGGGAGGTTTTAATTTTCAGAATGCCTGGACAAGCGGGTTTATTTTGGCTCAAAATATTTAA
- a CDS encoding HAD family hydrolase, producing MKFKGIIFDLDGTLVNSLEDISDAMNTVLTGLNYPTHNYDTYQYFIGSGLRNLVSKALPASNNSEEQIENCFDCMIDTYREVCTIKTKPYEGIVELLDNLASQNIKLAVFSNKADELTKKIAAEIFPNYFDAAVGLSTEALKKPNPFEALEISKKWNLKPEEILFVGDSDIDMQTAVNATIFPVGVSWGYRTEGELLASGAKVVIHNPSDLIQLL from the coding sequence ATGAAATTTAAAGGAATTATTTTTGATTTAGACGGAACATTAGTAAACTCATTAGAAGATATTTCAGACGCAATGAATACCGTACTTACAGGTCTAAATTACCCAACTCATAATTACGACACGTATCAATATTTTATAGGAAGCGGTTTGCGAAATTTAGTGAGCAAAGCTTTACCGGCATCCAACAATTCAGAAGAACAAATTGAAAATTGTTTTGATTGTATGATCGACACCTATCGTGAAGTTTGTACGATTAAAACAAAACCGTACGAAGGCATTGTTGAATTATTAGATAATCTGGCTTCTCAAAATATCAAATTAGCGGTTTTCTCTAATAAAGCCGATGAGCTTACCAAAAAAATAGCTGCAGAAATATTTCCAAATTATTTTGATGCTGCAGTTGGCTTAAGTACCGAAGCGCTAAAGAAGCCAAATCCGTTTGAAGCCTTAGAAATAAGTAAGAAATGGAATTTAAAACCTGAAGAAATTCTTTTCGTAGGTGATTCTGATATTGATATGCAGACTGCAGTAAATGCTACTATCTTTCCGGTTGGAGTTTCGTGGGGATATCGAACAGAAGGTGAATTGTTAGCGAGCGGAGCTAAAGTAGTTATTCATAATCCTTCCGATTTAATTCAACTATTATAA
- a CDS encoding glycerophosphodiester phosphodiesterase family protein, producing MNILKIAHRGAKAYEPENTLKAFQKALDLNSDGIELDVHLSADEQIIVIHDETVDRTTNGKGIVNTFSLSELKSFLIDEKYQIPTLNEVFDLVDKKCFINIELKGLGTPSKVVQLIEQYISEKNWSYNHFIVSSFDWNMLEETLNLNPNIAIGVLTEEDLDTAMAFAEKIKAKSIHPDFQLLNIENVKKIQEKGFLVLPWTVNSAEDIQKVKSYKVNGIISDNPDKI from the coding sequence ATGAATATTTTAAAGATTGCACATCGAGGCGCCAAAGCCTACGAACCTGAAAACACTTTAAAAGCCTTTCAAAAAGCCTTAGACTTAAATTCAGACGGAATTGAACTTGACGTTCACTTAAGCGCTGACGAACAAATCATCGTAATCCACGACGAAACCGTAGACAGAACCACTAACGGAAAAGGTATTGTAAACACTTTTTCTTTATCTGAATTAAAATCATTTTTGATTGATGAAAAATACCAAATCCCAACTTTAAATGAAGTCTTTGATTTGGTCGATAAAAAATGTTTTATCAATATCGAATTAAAAGGTTTAGGAACTCCAAGTAAAGTGGTTCAGTTAATTGAACAATATATTTCAGAAAAAAACTGGAGTTATAATCATTTTATAGTTTCGAGTTTCGATTGGAATATGCTGGAAGAAACTTTAAACCTGAATCCAAATATTGCAATTGGTGTTTTAACAGAAGAAGATCTTGATACCGCTATGGCTTTCGCCGAAAAAATAAAAGCAAAATCTATTCATCCTGATTTTCAATTATTGAATATCGAAAATGTAAAGAAAATTCAAGAAAAAGGATTTTTAGTTTTGCCTTGGACAGTAAACTCTGCGGAAGACATTCAAAAAGTAAAAAGTTATAAAGTAAATGGCATTATCTCTGATAATCCAGACAAGATATAA